The nucleotide sequence AGTGAAGAACCCCAAAAGGTGCCTCCAggaacctttagtttttacagtgtatttaaacttctccttcttattatttttccgagactaaacgctactcctcctagggctttaaagccacaagccccaaactcggcagacacctgcgggatagagcggtggtgtgtgctatatcttttcagagtgatcagacttaaagtttttgttttattaatttttaaatatcaattcccatagacttccattgtctgagaaaaatcgcgcccctactggttgcaatacccggagttttgtttactttcacttttacattggttaaaaatacaagtaaataatacaatttccttcaaactgacaagctaaaccaacatatctgattattacaggggtcagggctcattaataatttatttctgggcagagagcagtcagaaagatgcaggggcgattctaggattttttcaacttgggcacaagaggggccacgattaatacagaggggccaatcttgtgttgtttgaactgtatatccaaatcatttcaagagttcagtaacctttaaaatcagtaataaacagtgataccctattatatttcaatagcagttattcactgctataaatcaaaacaatcaaatacaatgtgtattaacttttcattttacaaaagtgaaagaaaaactgtaataaataaaagaatccaatgtataaatagtgtacaactcacaaataataataataatagaatttagttataatagccttatatatatatatatatatatatatatatatatatatatatatatatatatatatatatatatataactgtttagaatagttttgtcaataacttctgtgaaaaCACCGTACACGCCGAATTTGAGACTcattatgttggcttgttgcAACATACTGGCTCtaagaatcacttttactatagtcAATTTAATTACACAACccatatttcatcagagattagactcctagcagttgcataattatatatataattggttgTTATACcaaaataaagtataacaacctacatctaggtacaggttaacacctgatggcatttcttctgggcttttgagttacaacaaatgtgttttagaaacacatggttataacagccagagaaaagactaagacagaagtcaagggtcaagagcccaactaaagcaaacactgatctctaacatggttacttcaaatgaaacaataaatcaacatctaaaccttagttcattctcaataagatcttctgtagacgtctgacagaaataaagtcagtctggttattaataagtggagctgctgatgctgtttgtgggttgtttaatcagatcttgagagatttcatgtattttatttcagttgatttcatctaagtctgtgtctgaagtcagttgtagtagttcttgtgtttctcttttcttcactgattctgtttgttaacagcagctgttcatcactaattctcaatcagcacttagttaatcaattatttacttgaatgcaaagttttaaaacttacagggtttaaatcaaggcaatctgtttactcaaacggtttgagttaagtttacttgtcaggttttacagtgtatgctatttaaacttcttcttttttttcttcttattatttttctgacagaaattctgaacgctactcctcctagggctttaaagccacaagccccaaactcggtagaaacctgcgggatagagcggtgttttttttttttattcatttttaaatgtcaaaatacattacccatagacttacattatctgagaaaaattgcgcccctagttgcaatacccgagattaagggaggagtcgggtttcgtttcacttttaaaccggttaaaaataccaagtaaataatacaatttccctcaaactgacaagctaaaccaacatatctgattattacaggggtcagggctcattaataatttatttctgggcagagagcagtcagaaagacgagagaagaatcacagctgctcagctcaggctgtctccacggagctcacaacgagcgaattcattcttatttaagaccttttaaaacggtgattgcacgcaatccacacgttagaacacaccaacagctaaattcagatgtttctgaactgtttaaagtaataacatgatatattcgcggcagcgcaactgcgatgtatttctctgaacacttgaagagaatttacagcctgtcacattaaaacactgcagcgaaacggcacaaaacaattagaagaatatattatacacatgaaaatgagtgtttatatgtgattgtgagattttatctgtcaggctgaacctcacatcaactgctatccatcgtcacaacatggtaaagtcatttatatatatatatatttttaagagcttcttaaaataaatattcctgcgaatgcacacaatccacccattagaacacactaagagaaaaatccaggggtttttgagccgtgtatgtgtgcaaaatgcaacaTTTGACatcgaagggaaaaaaaagtcacatgacagccgcgtttggggcgagatcagacaaataaataggctacacatttcattcactctgacaagctaaatcaacatatgttattattacatattaattaaaaaattatgtcTCTGATCTTTGTATTTGAAATCGCTCTTCCACGCGCACGCGAGCAAACAGCAGGAGCGCGAGGACGCCAAGCCTCATGCATTTTCTTCTTGACAACGGCTGAACAgttatttctgaataattttaacttatttcactagaaaaaaaaatctaaatattactattgtaccgATTGTTATAATtagagtttgttttattttattaaattaatgcgtTTAGTCATAtttagttaaataatatttttaatgtttgctttaaagTTTCAAGGTAAACTATCCTccttcaaatgatttaacattaagcctatttcaataaaactatttttagttattgcagtatttaagtttaagtctggaggaaattaataaataataagaaacatgGTGTAGCCACTGGATGCCTGTTTGCTTGTATATATTCCCTATTGCTTAGAtgtgttttcagaaataattgtaacattttagttGGATATTCTGTCTGTTAAGAAGATTTTGTATGtccttttgttatttaatttatttatgttttgacagAACAAGTGTTAAGATTTGTTCaaccatttagttttttttttgtatatatatatatatatatatatatatatatatatatatatatatatatatatatatatatatatatatatatatatatatatatatatatgttgaaaaGTATCCATCGATGAACACTCCAGAATCTGGACTGAAGCAGTAGGACATTCGGGGATTTCTCGCCTGTTTTATGAATACTGCGGTTTTCGAACGCACTTCTTTCTTCACATACTCTTCCCCTACTATATAGGTTAGTAGGCATATTAGAACGCAAAATAAGTATACGTATACATCCGAATGTCGCTTAATATAACTTCTTTATGAACACAGAGGATTCGAACATACTCATTCGCTCGCCTACTGCTTTTTgcatactatatagtagggaagtgTGCCATTTCGGACGCAGCCATAGTGGGTGATCGCAGCTTTTGGCTGTTCTATTTTTACTAACCACCAGATGGCGCTGTTTGCTACTCTCGAAGCTTTGAATCTTTCTAGGAAGCTTCAGTGCTTCATCATTTGCCCATCCGTGCTCCACCACTGCGCACGAGACCAAACGCGGAAACTGTGATCCACGCTCACGTGCTATGTTGTTAAATTATGCTGCatgttaatgaaattaaatatgatGAACAAGAGACCCAAAGTacctgtcatatatatatatatatatatatatatatatatatatatatatatatatatatatatatatgtatatatatatatatatatatatatatatatatatatatatatatatatatatatgtatatatatatatatatatatatatatgtatatatatatatatatatatatatatatatatatatatatatgcatatatatatgcatatataatctATAAGCGacacataaaaacatgatgtaagacttaaaaaaaacaacaacagacatcACAATTGCTTCGACCAATGAGCATTATGTTGTGTCGTTAGTAAGTTGTATAGTCACACTGACTGCTGTGTTTGACTAAACTACTCTACTAGGCCTTAAGAAGTGCACTCCCCTTCAGCTCATTTAAAATTTCTGCTGTTTTTGACATTGTTTAAATGTTGCCTTTTTAGAGTTAAAAACTATTGTTTTTGGAAACTGTTCAACAAAATGCCTATGAAAATATTTGAGgtgtttattttcttctgtttgtGCTCTTGGAGTCTAGCTGGTAAGTATTTTTATTGCTCTAGTTCTTCTATATCTGTGTCATGTCTCTATCCACACATTCTGttctttattatttcttttattcatttaaatgtttttatcagactaaAATAAGCTTGTTAAATATCTTTGTTCATTACGTTTGTGTGGTCATTTTTCTCTTTCaataaatttaattcaatttaatctaTTGCACATTATTGCATTGAAGAACTGttttgcaattacatttttttatgttctaaaatgactaaaactgcaaaAGTCTTTCTGAgaaactgtttgtgtttgttcttcaggtgtgtttggtgatgaagtgaagtcagtgtcagtgacggagggagattctgtcactctaaatcctgatcttactgaaatacagAGAATGGATTTGATTATGTGGAAATTTGGACCTAAAGACATTATCATCGCTCAAATCAACAAAAAGAAGAGCACGGTTTATAATGATAGTGCTGaagggagattcagagacagactgaagctggatcagactggatctctgttCATCACAAACACCACAATCACAGACTCTGAACTTTATAAAGTATacataaaaacagacacgccGTTCAACACATTCAatcttactgtctatggtgagtagagaATCACTTGctctatttcatatatatatatatatatatacatatatatatataatatgcattttttgaTATTACTCAATGTGATAAATATTAAGCTTATGAAATGATAGAAGATACTATGATGAATTATTGAATTTGATTTGTTCTCCAATATTTCCCAGCCCCTCTCTCCACTCCTAACATCACCAGAGACTCTTTATCTGCTCAGaactcatcatcttcatcaggaCCAGCATCcagctgtgtgtttctgtgttcagtggtgaatgtggatcatgtgactctctcctggtacaaaggaaacagtttattgtccagcatcagtgtgtctgatctcagcagaaGTCTTTCTTTACATCTGGAGTGTCTGGATGATTTCTACAGCTGTGTGGtgaacaatcccatcacaaaccagaccacacatctcaaCAACACTCAACTCTGTCAGACATGTTCAGCAACACATCTCAACACTGAACTCTGTCAGACATGTTCAGGTACATCTATGGCACTATATATCCCCAAACTAAATGAATCATAATTCTGTTTTAACATTGCTAATTTCTTCTCTCAGAAGACTTCATCCACTGTTGTGgttctactgaagctgtgatccgattggctCTCTCTgttctggtgggcgtggctactgttGCTGTgctggtttatgacatcagatccagaaATCCTCTACAGAAGAAGAAAGAGCAGACATCACCATCAAACTCTTGATTAATCAGATATTCAAGAAGGTAGAGATGCTCTTCgaataactgcaaaaaaaaaaaaaacatttaattgattATTAGATTATGATGATTAAACAAAGGGATTGTTTATCAGAGTATTAAAGAATCTACTGGTTGTCACAATTTCTTCACTCATCGTTGTATTAAAGACAACCCAGATTACAAATCGAATATTTGTTTTAAGCCATGATTAATGCTCAGTTTACTTGAAACTAGAACTTTTTAGTATAGGTAAAAATGTCATGATTGTTATtgtcattaaatttttttgtgcTGTCGGTTTTCTTCTCTATTTTTATGATTTGTATCTCAATTTTTAATCTCCAGCTGTGTGGTGATATTTTTAGTGTCAACATACAGACTTCATTCGATAGGTCTTATGAATTGGCAGACTATTACTTACATTTGTTGGAATTTTTAGTTTTAAGTTACTGGACAtttctttaattgttattttGGGTCAAGCTCACTTTTTGTAGAGGTGTGTGCTTccttttatatgaaataaaaccaTAAATCACTCTAAAAACATTTGTTGTCTAAAGTTTTTCGGGAGTTGTCATGTCTTCGATTTAAATTTAGTGATCCCTAATGCATACTAATGCATTCATTCCTCTGGATTTGAACTGGGGCCTTCTTACCATGTGGCGAGATAACATTAACAAGCATCACTCTTCGCATCTAAATCAGCTCTGAATTGGATGTCAATAAAGTAAAAAGCAACCTCTTAAAATACTGAATTGGGAGGCATTGGAACATTCGTCAGTAATAGCTCTTAAATTGCAACTTGAGCTGTGTGTGAAAACCTTCTCTGAGAAGGCATTCAGACTCTGGAGGGAGGTGCTCGGGGGGTGTTTATTCACACTGTACTAAAGGCTTTGTCTAAACCTTAGCACAAACTGGCAACTTTCTCCTCTGAGGCTCATCTGTCGCATTAACTTTCAAACAGTTATAACATTTCTGTTGCCCTTTGCTTTACATGTCACATTTTTAGAATAAGGACTGTTGTTATTGGAAACTGTTCAGCGAACAGCTGAAGAAAATGTTGGAGgtgtttattttcttctgtttgtGCTCATGGAGTCTGGCTGGTAAGCATATTTATGGCATCAGTTCTGTGTATATTATGAATTATCGATCTGCACATCATTCTGTTCTTTATTATGTCCATCCGTTTCATCAGACTAATATTCAAATACTTTTGTTCAGAGGAAGAACTGTTTTGCCCTGATATTTTTTTGAATgttctaaaatgactaaaactgcaaaAGTCTTTCTGAgaaactgtttgtgtttgttcttcaggtgtgtttggtgatgaagtgaagtcagtgtcagtgacggagggagattctgtcactctaaatcctgatcttactgaaatacagAGAATGGATTTGATTATGTGGAAATTTGGACCTAAAGACATTATCATCGCTCAAATCAACAAAAAGAAGAGCACGGTTTATAATGATAGTGCTGaagggagattcagagacagactgaagctggatcagactggatctctgttCATCACAAACACCACAATCACAGACTCTGAactttataaagtatatataaaaacagacacgccGTTCAACACATTCAatcttactgtctatggtgagtagagaATCACTTGCTCTATTTGATGTGTGAGTGTTTTAATTTTGGCTGTATGGACTGTATAGAAAAAAGCatcttaaatatttgaaataacattGCTGACTCATTTTTGTCTCGCTAAAGCTAACTTTATAGCTGGGTCATTCTGTGTCAAATCAACCAAATTTCAGAATCTTCCTAATCTCAATTTTTTGGGGGGTCaaattgacctttttttttctgaaaatggtTATTATTCAACAACCTGAATATGGAGCATCATTGAGGTCCCCATACAATCCccatttaatatttctttaatacttcttgagttacaAGCATGCATAATTCTTATAAATCTTGAAAAGTTCTCTCTTTCCCCGTTCTTAAATGGTCACCATTGGCACATAATGCAACAAAGAttgctaaagtcaacagattttactaacaGATCAAccaatctctgtgtaaaaataCCATGATGCTGCCATATTCTTTCAGTTTTGACCCCCTCTACCAAATAGTGGATTACAAATATTCATCCATGATATGTAATATTTTGGCTTAATTTAGGTAGTTCTCTCccgaataaatttttttttttttttttctttaaacaaaatcaaaaatttGAGCCGGGGACCTCTGATTGAGTTGATCAGAAAATGACCCAGCTAGCATTTGCGTATCCTAAGAACAAACGGCTGAATAGCATTTTCACACTTCCTGCATAATTTGACGATTATAGCTTAATTACTGTACAAAAGGATAAGCTAtgtagatttattttcacagccacctttgctcatatttaccaagggtgacAATATTAGTGAAGTATGTTGTGTTAGAAGAGAGGTACAGTATTTGACTTTGAAAACCTGTTTTAAACTAATACTTGTTTTATAAATCTTACATTTTTGAATTATATAGTTTAAGAAAATGAATCTTTTTCACACAAAACTTTAAAACTCTTAAGTTAAAATCATAATATAGTTTTAAACATGTTTAGTAAtatttttatgatggattttcatttttgaagattttctattttttaaagaCTAGGACAAAAGTAAAATGATAAATTCATTACAAAAAGCAcccaagtaaaaaataaataaataatataatgcacTCATACATTAATCATTTAGTTATTagcaatattgtaaataataatattgtgaaattactgATAATGGATTTTTAGTTTGTAGTGAAATACAGATTCACTGTTGTATACATTTCTAATATCAAATGAATCTCCACTATCTCTTCTCAGCTAATctgtctgttcctgtcatcagcagagaCTCTTCACAATGTTCATCTTCATATTGTTCACTGCtttgttcagtggtgaatgtgagtgctgtgactctctcctggtacaaaggaaacagtttattgtccagcatcagtgtttctgatctcagcatcagtctctctcttcctctggaggtggaatatcaggagaaaaacagctacagctgtgtgatcaacaatcacatcagaaaccagaccacacatctggacatcactcaactctgtcacaTGTGTACCGGTAGGACAGTAGTGATATTTGCAAGCTGATCTCATAAGTTATATAGTGCTGATATTTCTTATAGTGTTTGTTTTAGATCAGACTGACACATTCAGTCACACTAATGGCTCATTTTGTCCATTATAGAACTGGGCTTAACCTTATTTTACAAAGTGTTGATCTCTGCTGCTGGTGGATTTCTGTTGGTTGTAGCTGCATTTGGGATGTTCTGGATCtgcagaaaacaaagaaaaaacgacCACAAAGGCAAGTATTACCTAGTGCTTATACATcggtaaaaaatatattactgacaataaaataatttggAAAGGTGTTTGAgaacatcttttttttaattcaaagttctgttgatttaatattttgattaaattattgTTGAAACAGTTCAGACCTGTGATGTGGAGATCACTTACGCTGATCCAACGTTCTACAAAAGAAAAGCACATAAATCAGTAAGATTATATATTTCTATGTATGGTGTGTCTCCATATGATTTCAGCATTTAGTCAAATGTGTGTGAGGTGAGGCATAAAATTCTAAATCTGCCAGAATATGCCAATAATttggaaataaaactaaaaataaacatttttgttgtatATGCAAGGTTTGTGCAGGGTAAAAGGTGGCACTCTATACAAATACGTTTTTAAAACACTGTAGTTTTTCCAGTAAAAAGCGATTCAGTGTTCAGTTCAGTGATTAGCGGCAGAGTCGTCGCAAGGCTACCAAAAGCGTGGCTCACATCTCACACCAAAATAAAGAGACAGTTGACTTGACAATGTAAAGCAAATAGTTTTAAAGTTCATGTTTTTGTCCTTCAAAAGACTATAATAGATAAAAGACAGCTATAGTGAGACTATGTGCATCATGATGCTGCATTATTTTGCTTGTTAAAAATTTATTAAGCAATCAGGGCCGacacaaattcaactttcaaCTGCTTTCACAAAGACTggagatattatttatttacacaattgCAATTGAATAAAAGTGTGCActggcgtgtttttttttttttaaacaacacaaCCAGTAGTACAGCAGCTGCAAATGCAAATTCAGTAttgaattataaatgtatatacagggCTGGAGTAACCATCTCAAATTTTGTGAAGGTTTCCCAGAGGCCCGCACATAAATTGGGCTGGCAGCAGCAGTACCACTTCAACATTAAGAGTTCCTGGTAAAATgaaggataaataaaataaaagcacatgTCTGTAGTTAATTTTCAATGAGACATGTGGTAAATTGGTGGTAAATATACCATATATGCATTGGTGACAATGGTTATATTGTCAGTTTAGgtttacaatgcttttgggaaatgcagcccagTTCTTTATTTACCCCTTCATTGTAAACAAGCAATGGTCTAAAATTTGTGCATCATTTAATTCAAGCTTGAGTTAGGTTTAGTTAAATGatctttttaatactttttattggTTAAGTATTTGCAAAACCCGCAGACATTTAAGTACCGAGTAATATTAACCGCATGTACTTACTATGGTTAGATTAGGATTAGGGTTTATCTTCCCGTTACTTAGGGTTACCATAAATTACCCGAGAAGTTCAAGTTAATACGATGGAGAAATAACATAATGTAAGTTATGTCTGAAAATAAATGTGCAGTTCAGCTGAATGATAAGTTTACCCCACGCAGATGTGCGTGAAAGTTACCTTCATTATTAGCAGCCCTTGTTGCGACGGCCCTGATTAATGTTGTAGAACAACCAAACCGATCACAGTTTTATTATCACATTTGTATTGTGCCTGCAAATTCAGTCACTGCCGAGCCAACTGAGATAATCAAATAGGCTAAACCGTTCTTCTCCTGTTTTGTGGCATGGTGAATCTGTGTGCATTGCCACATATTGTGctgttgtttgtccttttttcctCTTTCTAATCTTCTCTCAGACATATAAATCAACATTCACTATCTTCAGTTTACCTTCACCTTCACCTGTGACCTAACAGTGCAATTTAGGATACCTAAATTTTACCAACAGATTGCATACCTATAGGCAATTTACTAagcaaaaaagtataaaatattattatttattgtgaagTGTATTTTCATGCAGAATTTGGATGAAGATAAATGCTCAGtaatgtgaatgtgtttgtgttttataacAGAGGGTTAAAGAGGACGATGAGGTGGTGTACGCTGGAGTCACAGTGAGATCAAActcttgattaaaaaaattgccgttaaataacagtaattttctggcagcaggggcgccagtaaagtactgttaatttacagctcttaaccattaatttaccactcttattttttaacagtattttaccgtaaattctaccatggaaattaactccactcccactgcttcaaacagttcgagtttttaaactagcattcccacgatgttagtactatgaacttatttcatttgagtccactgagaaggaatatttcttacacttaatgtgcagtaataaagtaactaaatacatgacttttactcaaatcactgcagctcattgtcagctgtattacacatgtatgtgctgaagtacttaacacagagatcaccactgtatcagcgactccacatttactgtttatataaagcagcagaaaatcagaatttgtggctcatca is from Carassius gibelio isolate Cgi1373 ecotype wild population from Czech Republic chromosome B22, carGib1.2-hapl.c, whole genome shotgun sequence and encodes:
- the LOC127988499 gene encoding uncharacterized protein LOC127988499 isoform X1, translating into MLEVFIFFCLCSWSLAGVFGDEVKSVSVTEGDSVTLNPDLTEIQRMDLIMWKFGPKDIIIAQINKKKSTVYNDSAEGRFRDRLKLDQTGSLFITNTTITDSELYKVYIKTDTPFNTFNLTVYANLSVPVISRDSSQCSSSYCSLLCSVVNVSAVTLSWYKGNSLLSSISVSDLSISLSLPLEVEYQEKNSYSCVINNHIRNQTTHLDITQLCHMCTELGLTLFYKVLISAAGGFLLVVAAFGMFWICRKQRKNDHKVQTCDVEITYADPTFYKRKAHKSRVKEDDEVVYAGVTVRSNS